The region CACCCACAGAAAGGCTCTCGAATATTGTGAAAGGGCGCTCAAGCTGGGACTCCCGAAACAAGAAAATGCCTTTATTTACAAAAAAATGGCAGAGTGTTATATCGGTCTGGAAGAATATGACAACGCCTTGCAATATTTAAACAAGGCGTTGTCGCTGAAACCGAATATTCAAGGCACCCTCAAGCTGAAAACGAAGCTGAGCCAATATACGTCAAATACGGTGGAATAAATTGGCCATGAAGCCCCACTAAAACAAGATGACTCACTTGCCATATCATTTAGTGGGGCTGCCGGTACTCCCATTATCCAGGGTACGCTCGGACTGGCGGTGGAGACGCCCCGTTATTAACGGAAGCCGGCCACCGTTTTAGCAGTCTTGTTGAGTACGAGGTGATTGTCTGCATCGCATTTTGGGTGGTTCAGGTTGCCTGCGGTGCAGGTGGAGTTAGTCTTCGAGGCCACGCCCAGCTTAATCCCACCATATTTCTTGCGAGGGTTCGACCAATATGGTATTCTCGTGCAACTGAAGCCGCGGTCTGAGCAGTCATTATTGTAAGCCATAACCGTTCGCCAGCGCGTTTGCGCCGTAGCACCAGGGTTTACGTATCCATGGTTGTAAGTGTAGGGGCTGTTCTTGGCGTCGTCCACGTACCAATCGTGGCGGGCGCCCATGTTGTGTCCCAATTCGTGTCCGAAGGAATAATAGCCCGTGGCGCAATTCCAATTCACCAGCGCGAAGGCATTCGTCTTGAAGGCGTTCGAGACAGTCGTCATCAGCCACGCAAGGCCGCAGTACCCATTGTCGGCCACGAGCAGAACAACCTCATCGGCTTTGTAGGTATCCCGCAGGGTGTGGACGTTGTCAATGAACCCGTCCGAGGTGTTGGTCAGCCGGCTCAGGGTAGTATTCCAATTGAAACCGGATTCATCGTAGGAAACTTCTTCCGCATGTGCCAGGTGCACCCGCTGGGTGATACCGCTGTTAGTGTAACTGGTATTGGTCTCGGTGATGGCCAGGTTGATCAGGGTGTTCATTGCCGTTGTGCCGCCGGCGGCCGCCCGCGCATCATCGGTATAGACAACCAGCACGTCAATCTGGGAACCCTTGACAAGGGACACCGCCTCCGCAGACACGTCATCGGTACCTGCATCAGCAGGCAGATCGGCGGGGATCGGTTCAGCCTCAGGCGGATAAGCGGAATGGTCCACCTCACATACCACATGAACTCCCCCCCCTGCGTAACGCACCTGGTATGCTCCTCCGGGAAACACGATGTTTGCAGCCATCAGGCCGTCTTCGACGACCATGGT is a window of Planctomycetota bacterium DNA encoding:
- a CDS encoding tetratricopeptide repeat protein; translation: THRKALEYCERALKLGLPKQENAFIYKKMAECYIGLEEYDNALQYLNKALSLKPNIQGTLKLKTKLSQYTSNTVE